From Halanaeroarchaeum sulfurireducens, a single genomic window includes:
- a CDS encoding DUF7266 family protein has translation MAAVDRGVSTVLGYSLNLVVATLLVVGLLGAAVTLVDSQHDRAARAELDVIGERFAADVETADRLTRSANGGSVSVVSRLPSRIAGSTYDVAIVSESGAAAVALSLDGNDETVVVPINNETPIEEFRRTGGTVRIRTSGDGTLEVVDD, from the coding sequence ATGGCGGCTGTAGACCGGGGCGTCTCGACCGTTCTCGGATACTCGCTGAACCTCGTCGTCGCGACGCTCCTCGTCGTCGGCCTGCTCGGCGCCGCGGTCACGCTCGTCGATTCCCAACACGATCGAGCGGCGCGCGCCGAACTGGACGTCATCGGCGAGCGGTTCGCGGCCGACGTCGAGACGGCTGACCGACTCACACGATCCGCCAATGGGGGATCGGTGTCCGTCGTCAGTCGGTTGCCATCCCGAATCGCCGGGTCGACGTACGACGTCGCAATCGTCTCCGAATCGGGCGCGGCGGCGGTGGCGTTATCGCTGGACGGGAACGATGAGACCGTCGTCGTCCCGATCAACAACGAGACGCCGATCGAAGAATTCAGGCGTACCGGCGGAACGGTACGAATTCGGACGAGCGGTGACGGGACCCTGGAGGTCGTCGATGACTGA